In Sporosarcina sp. PTS2304, a genomic segment contains:
- a CDS encoding sigma-70 family RNA polymerase sigma factor, which produces MSHDDALDKKNLLASFVREYGDDLKRIAYLYTHDLVESEDIVQEVLIKCYTQLDHFRHESSYKTWLIRMTINQCKDFTKRWSVRNIFYRQEIPDRQDLDLTENIYIQKETADEMLLVLAKLPSKYKEVLILYYYEELTMIEISEVLAIKHNTVKSRLLRGRNLLKDKLERSDWNG; this is translated from the coding sequence ATGTCACATGACGATGCGTTAGATAAAAAAAACTTGCTTGCTTCATTCGTTCGAGAGTACGGAGACGATCTCAAGCGAATTGCCTATTTATATACGCATGATCTGGTCGAAAGTGAAGATATCGTGCAGGAGGTGCTGATCAAATGTTATACCCAACTCGATCATTTCCGTCATGAATCAAGCTATAAAACATGGCTGATCCGCATGACGATTAATCAATGCAAAGACTTTACAAAACGTTGGAGTGTTAGAAATATATTCTATCGACAAGAGATACCTGATAGACAAGACTTGGACCTTACAGAAAACATATACATACAAAAAGAGACAGCCGATGAGATGTTGCTCGTACTTGCAAAGCTGCCGTCCAAATACAAAGAAGTGCTCATTCTTTATTATTATGAGGAGTTGACGATGATAGAAATTAGTGAAGTGCTGGCGATCAAACATAATACGGTGAAATCAAGATTGTTAAGAGGAAGGAATCTTTTAAAAGATAAATTGGAAAGGAGTGACTGGAATGGATGA
- a CDS encoding MDR family MFS transporter has protein sequence MEEKRYEYLADNPNVKVLPIMLTLIIGAFFAILNETLLNIALVTLMDEFAISLPAVQWMATGFMLVMAVVIPVSALLLQWFTTRQLFIGTMTVFTIGTIVAASAPSFAVLLTGRLIQAVGTGLLMPIIFNVFLLIYPPHRRGKIMGLIGLVIMFAPAIGPTLSGIIVEYLGWRYLFILVIPFALFSIAFGTKYLVNVSELTKPKIDYVSLIFSTIGFGSLVYGFSSVGESANGFANPVVLLFIGAGVIGIILFARRQVKLTDPVMDLRVFRYPMFTHAVLMFVIIIMAMFASEIILPVYMQGPLALTAATAGLVLLPGSILNGIMSPFMGHLFDKFGPRVLMIPSSIVLSATMFMMSRLTMETPVWVVVCSYILLMLTVSAIMMPAETNGLNQLPKRLYPHGTAVMSTLQPVAGAIGVSVFISIMNARQLHFLESSATPTDPATANLALVAGVELVYFIAFAMSIVAVFLAFRVYRATPLDDDSIKTSAVEK, from the coding sequence ATGGAAGAAAAGCGTTATGAATACTTAGCAGACAACCCGAATGTTAAAGTGCTGCCGATCATGTTGACACTTATTATTGGCGCATTTTTTGCTATTTTAAATGAAACATTACTCAATATCGCACTCGTTACATTAATGGATGAATTTGCGATCTCCCTGCCTGCTGTGCAATGGATGGCGACGGGTTTCATGCTCGTCATGGCGGTTGTCATTCCTGTGTCGGCTTTACTGCTTCAGTGGTTTACGACGCGTCAATTGTTTATCGGGACGATGACGGTATTTACTATCGGAACGATCGTCGCTGCCAGTGCTCCTTCGTTTGCGGTTTTATTGACGGGACGTTTGATTCAAGCAGTTGGAACAGGCTTGCTTATGCCGATCATTTTCAATGTCTTCTTACTCATTTATCCTCCTCACCGGCGTGGAAAAATTATGGGGTTGATCGGACTGGTGATCATGTTTGCTCCTGCTATCGGTCCGACATTGTCCGGGATTATCGTTGAATATTTAGGATGGCGTTATTTGTTCATCCTTGTCATTCCATTCGCTTTATTCTCTATCGCTTTCGGTACTAAATACTTAGTCAATGTGTCGGAACTTACGAAGCCGAAAATCGATTATGTATCATTGATCTTCTCGACTATTGGTTTTGGGTCGCTCGTCTATGGATTCAGTTCGGTCGGGGAAAGTGCCAACGGGTTCGCCAATCCAGTAGTTTTGCTGTTCATCGGTGCAGGAGTGATTGGTATTATTCTTTTTGCCAGAAGACAAGTCAAGCTAACAGATCCCGTCATGGATTTACGCGTATTCCGCTACCCGATGTTTACGCATGCTGTTCTTATGTTTGTAATTATCATTATGGCGATGTTTGCGTCTGAAATTATTTTGCCAGTTTATATGCAAGGCCCTCTCGCACTTACCGCCGCAACTGCTGGATTGGTATTATTGCCGGGAAGTATTTTAAACGGTATTATGTCGCCATTCATGGGGCATTTATTTGATAAATTCGGGCCTCGTGTGCTGATGATCCCATCTAGTATCGTATTAAGTGCCACGATGTTTATGATGAGTCGTTTAACGATGGAGACGCCTGTTTGGGTCGTAGTTTGTAGCTATATTTTACTCATGTTGACGGTGTCTGCTATTATGATGCCAGCTGAAACGAATGGATTAAATCAATTGCCGAAACGATTGTATCCCCACGGAACAGCCGTTATGTCAACGTTGCAACCTGTCGCCGGGGCCATTGGTGTGTCCGTGTTCATCAGCATTATGAACGCCAGACAATTGCACTTCCTAGAAAGCTCTGCGACACCGACGGATCCTGCAACAGCGAATTTGGCATTGGTTGCCGGAGTGGAACTTGTGTATTTCATTGCTTTTGCGATGTCGATTGTCGCTGTTTTCTTAGCATTCCGCGTCTATCGGGCAACACCACTGGATGATGATTCCATTAAAACAAGCGCAGTTGAGAAGTGA
- a CDS encoding beta-propeller domain-containing protein — protein sequence MKRRTAILLVAIVAVIGLASFLLWPKVGITSANTILAGQPHTVHFSAASTVDIAKFYVTDEQKKKVSANVSYGSDQKSVTIEELPPGTYRLHVPTNSFGGWKRATKSAVSFQVIESVKPVASLKEIETFFAQTKKRESLFNRSETTNESVSEDKASAEGSTSYSETNQQVEGVDEADSAVTDGKYIYDITNYEELVITDIRSSTHLQKASVIKFDGQFYPRELYIDDELLVVIGSAQSQSPDTMVSNRMMPMPELSAIRVYDVTDKTKPILLREAGVEGYIVGTRKINQFVYMITTHQPKYWSNDSPKGDEYIPNVFDSTINQTPTRMELDQISILPGAMEPSYSIITALDIHSQDEGSVQTKAYLGSGEQLYMSKEHIYLTATAYQEARNYMAGTSEVFKFSMDGTTIHFQQAAKLKGTILNQFSMDEHDGYFRVVTTEGNLWDEKNIAKNHLFILDRQMKLVGSVENLAVKERIYSARFMGDKAYMVTFRETDPLFVMDVSDPSNPTVLGELKIPGFSNYLHPLDESHLIGFGYETVARKNPQGGEPIIQTRGMKISLFDVTDFANPKEQAFEIIGGSGTYSSIQHDHHALFTHPAKSLYGFPITVYQQVKGDDMLTMEASGAMIYEITTTGIRQVADLTHAISHDYMDWETEVQRLLYSRDTLFTVAAGEIKSYDLNGFVERSTLKK from the coding sequence ATGAAGAGACGCACTGCCATTCTACTCGTCGCGATTGTAGCTGTCATCGGGCTGGCGAGCTTTCTACTTTGGCCAAAAGTGGGGATTACATCTGCAAATACTATACTTGCAGGTCAACCGCACACTGTCCACTTTTCAGCAGCAAGTACAGTAGACATCGCCAAGTTCTACGTTACGGACGAACAAAAGAAAAAAGTGTCTGCAAACGTCTCATACGGTTCAGATCAAAAATCTGTCACGATAGAAGAGCTGCCACCAGGAACGTATCGATTGCACGTGCCGACAAATAGTTTCGGCGGGTGGAAACGCGCAACAAAATCTGCAGTTTCATTCCAAGTGATAGAATCCGTAAAGCCGGTCGCTTCCCTCAAAGAAATTGAAACATTTTTTGCACAGACGAAGAAACGGGAGTCGTTGTTTAACAGAAGTGAAACTACGAACGAGTCTGTCTCTGAAGACAAAGCATCAGCTGAAGGAAGCACTAGTTATTCCGAAACGAATCAGCAAGTCGAAGGAGTCGATGAAGCGGACAGTGCCGTGACGGATGGCAAGTATATTTATGATATTACCAATTACGAAGAACTAGTCATCACAGATATCCGCAGCTCCACACATCTACAAAAAGCTAGCGTCATCAAGTTTGATGGTCAATTTTATCCGAGAGAGTTGTATATAGACGATGAGTTGCTAGTCGTCATCGGCTCTGCACAGTCCCAGTCACCCGATACGATGGTATCAAACCGCATGATGCCAATGCCGGAACTATCGGCGATCCGTGTCTATGATGTGACAGACAAAACAAAGCCGATCTTATTACGGGAAGCAGGAGTGGAAGGATATATCGTCGGAACACGAAAAATCAATCAGTTCGTCTATATGATTACGACCCACCAACCGAAGTACTGGTCAAATGACTCGCCAAAAGGAGACGAATATATTCCAAACGTGTTCGATTCCACAATAAATCAGACGCCGACACGAATGGAATTAGACCAAATCTCGATCTTACCAGGCGCAATGGAACCTTCTTATTCTATTATTACGGCACTAGATATTCATTCGCAAGACGAAGGAAGTGTACAGACGAAAGCGTATTTAGGCAGTGGTGAACAATTATATATGTCAAAAGAACATATTTACTTAACTGCTACAGCCTATCAAGAAGCAAGAAATTACATGGCAGGCACGAGCGAAGTGTTCAAGTTTTCCATGGACGGGACAACGATCCACTTCCAGCAGGCAGCCAAACTAAAAGGAACGATTTTAAACCAATTTTCCATGGATGAGCATGACGGATATTTCCGGGTGGTCACAACAGAAGGCAATCTATGGGATGAAAAGAACATCGCAAAAAATCATTTATTCATTTTAGATCGTCAAATGAAACTAGTCGGCTCAGTCGAAAACTTAGCAGTCAAAGAACGAATTTATTCCGCACGCTTCATGGGAGACAAAGCATATATGGTGACATTCCGCGAGACGGATCCATTGTTTGTGATGGACGTCAGTGATCCAAGCAACCCAACTGTGTTAGGAGAATTAAAAATTCCTGGATTCAGCAACTATTTACATCCGCTCGATGAAAGCCATCTCATCGGTTTTGGTTATGAGACTGTCGCGAGGAAAAATCCACAGGGCGGGGAACCGATCATTCAAACGCGCGGCATGAAAATTTCATTATTTGACGTGACGGACTTTGCGAATCCGAAAGAACAGGCATTTGAAATCATCGGTGGCTCAGGTACTTATTCATCGATCCAACACGATCACCATGCATTATTCACGCATCCTGCAAAAAGTCTCTACGGCTTTCCAATCACTGTCTACCAGCAAGTCAAAGGTGACGACATGCTCACAATGGAAGCCTCTGGAGCTATGATCTATGAGATTACCACGACTGGCATCCGCCAAGTTGCTGATCTGACCCATGCAATCTCCCACGATTACATGGACTGGGAAACCGAAGTCCAGCGTCTGCTCTACAGCCGCGACACCCTCTTCACCGTCGCAGCAGGAGAAATAAAAAGCTATGACCTGAATGGGTTTGTCGAACGGAGTACATTGAAGAAATAA
- a CDS encoding GGDEF domain-containing phosphodiesterase: MNTLDLPVTKEHTSLVNSLDKFQLVIHTDGEGLITYANQNYLAVSHWTPKRIIGKSIWQMFSDRSENQEVINTIWDRLLIGKSWSGKVEKMSRDGHPFFVNMLAVPTTSDNGELESALFLELDITEDIRLQEKLGEIAFIDVETGLMSRHKLEQVVYESIEKGLHFSFVYLTIDHYYTMKELQSAESETQLIQEFTNRLKRYFQDSPIARIDTNSFVVLTAFGDWYIQGFYDFLKQQPIYLSHNAQTLSISGGIVRFPEDQQTYVQLYQVALAAADEVVSSGGGRIASLSAASHKTLNRRLEIDRKMLTALDRNSLHVAYQPQLDIASNSINCYEALVRWEDDELGVISPDELIPIAEENGLIEEVGAYVAEEAMTFATKWHRCGSDMSVSINSSVRESLNPQWKDRLISILNDTGCPANKVYLEFTEKFALKAEEEQSVLSQMSELQKLGMQFTLDDFGSGYASLRYLQHLPVTSIKIDRIFTDVLLTNPKTQKLVEGIIQLSKKMNLYTVAEGVVNEDQFNLLKEMGIDAVQGHYIGMPLPADQIDIH; the protein is encoded by the coding sequence ATGAACACTCTCGATCTGCCTGTAACTAAAGAACATACTTCATTAGTCAATAGTCTCGATAAATTTCAATTAGTCATCCACACAGATGGTGAAGGACTAATAACCTATGCCAATCAAAATTATTTAGCAGTCAGTCATTGGACTCCGAAACGAATCATCGGCAAATCCATTTGGCAAATGTTTTCGGATCGATCAGAAAACCAAGAAGTCATCAACACCATTTGGGATCGTTTATTAATAGGCAAGTCTTGGTCAGGAAAAGTAGAAAAGATGTCTCGCGACGGTCATCCATTTTTCGTAAATATGTTGGCTGTGCCTACCACTTCCGATAATGGGGAATTGGAATCCGCACTTTTCTTGGAACTAGATATTACAGAAGATATCCGATTGCAAGAAAAGTTAGGTGAAATTGCTTTTATTGATGTGGAAACAGGGTTAATGAGTCGCCACAAGTTAGAACAAGTAGTCTATGAATCGATAGAAAAGGGACTTCATTTTTCATTTGTTTATTTGACAATCGATCATTATTATACGATGAAAGAACTACAATCTGCGGAATCGGAGACACAATTGATTCAGGAATTCACTAATCGACTTAAACGTTATTTCCAAGACAGTCCGATTGCGCGCATTGATACGAATAGTTTCGTTGTGCTGACTGCTTTTGGAGACTGGTATATTCAAGGGTTCTATGATTTTCTAAAGCAACAACCCATTTACTTGAGTCATAATGCCCAAACGCTTTCGATCAGTGGAGGGATTGTACGTTTTCCAGAAGACCAACAAACGTATGTGCAATTATATCAAGTCGCTCTCGCAGCAGCTGATGAAGTTGTTAGCTCAGGTGGCGGCCGGATCGCTTCCCTTTCAGCCGCATCTCATAAAACATTGAATCGCCGTCTCGAAATTGACCGAAAAATGTTGACTGCGCTGGATCGAAATTCACTGCATGTTGCCTATCAACCCCAACTGGATATCGCAAGCAACAGCATCAATTGCTACGAAGCGTTAGTCCGCTGGGAAGATGACGAACTGGGCGTCATTAGTCCAGATGAATTGATCCCCATCGCAGAAGAAAATGGATTAATTGAAGAAGTCGGCGCCTACGTAGCAGAAGAAGCTATGACTTTTGCAACGAAATGGCACCGTTGTGGTTCGGATATGAGTGTTTCCATTAACTCCTCTGTACGGGAGTCGTTGAATCCGCAATGGAAAGACCGTCTAATCTCCATCTTAAACGATACAGGCTGTCCGGCAAACAAAGTGTACTTGGAGTTCACAGAAAAGTTCGCACTCAAGGCGGAGGAAGAGCAATCTGTCCTCTCTCAAATGTCTGAACTTCAAAAACTTGGCATGCAATTTACATTAGACGACTTCGGTTCCGGCTATGCATCGTTGCGCTATTTGCAGCACTTACCTGTTACCAGCATCAAGATTGACCGCATCTTTACAGACGTGTTGCTGACTAATCCTAAAACACAAAAGCTAGTAGAAGGCATTATCCAACTTTCTAAGAAAATGAACTTGTACACGGTCGCAGAAGGCGTCGTCAATGAAGATCAATTTAATTTATTGAAAGAAATGGGGATTGACGCCGTCCAAGGTCACTACATCGGCATGCCCCTACCCGCAGATCAGATCGATATTCATTAA
- a CDS encoding DMT family transporter, with product MLRLKGIMMIVVGSMLWGATGPMMEWILLHSEMSVSMMLILRLTIAGAAVLLLLKTKGIQVGRPMRQKLWLRKMIAFGVVGMLGVQFGFVQTIAHSDAVVATLFQFVAPVYIIILLSITQRTFPPGGQVIGMIVALFGLILLLTNGSFSSISLNTTAIVWGIVVGFAFTFYTLYPVVLMAEWGVLLVVGWGMFIGGVTLFIINLPMFFMNLAVLLNGPAMGMLLLVIIMGTLAFILFLQSMTYISPVETSVLSSFEPLTAMVVSVVWLGQMMGIWQISGAIIMLLGVVWLSIGGNRKKKTVAPPDPIQQYEPYDV from the coding sequence ATGTTGCGTCTGAAAGGAATAATGATGATTGTTGTAGGCTCTATGTTATGGGGGGCAACAGGACCTATGATGGAGTGGATTTTACTGCATAGTGAAATGTCTGTATCGATGATGTTAATCTTACGTCTGACGATTGCGGGTGCAGCCGTTCTATTATTATTAAAGACAAAAGGCATACAAGTGGGACGTCCGATGAGACAAAAATTATGGTTGCGTAAAATGATCGCATTTGGAGTAGTCGGTATGCTAGGTGTACAGTTTGGATTCGTTCAGACTATTGCGCATAGCGACGCTGTAGTAGCTACTCTTTTCCAATTCGTCGCCCCTGTATATATTATTATTTTATTGTCCATAACTCAAAGAACCTTTCCGCCGGGCGGACAAGTGATCGGGATGATTGTCGCACTGTTCGGTTTGATTTTATTATTGACGAACGGTTCATTTTCCAGTATTTCTTTGAACACTACCGCTATTGTGTGGGGGATAGTCGTAGGATTCGCTTTTACATTTTATACATTATACCCCGTCGTGTTAATGGCGGAGTGGGGTGTGCTATTAGTCGTTGGATGGGGAATGTTCATCGGCGGGGTGACGTTGTTCATAATTAATTTGCCGATGTTTTTCATGAATTTGGCAGTATTACTCAATGGACCAGCAATGGGTATGTTGCTTCTAGTCATTATTATGGGGACGCTCGCTTTCATATTGTTCCTGCAAAGTATGACGTATATTTCACCCGTGGAGACGAGTGTGTTGTCGAGCTTTGAACCGTTAACCGCGATGGTCGTTTCTGTCGTGTGGCTTGGACAAATGATGGGGATTTGGCAAATTAGCGGAGCAATCATCATGTTGCTCGGAGTCGTGTGGCTATCAATCGGAGGCAATAGAAAGAAGAAAACCGTCGCACCGCCCGACCCGATCCAACAATATGAACCGTATGATGTGTAG
- a CDS encoding ABC transporter ATP-binding protein — translation MKTVFRYALPYKWPMFIAILLMLLELSVELIQPLLIGKIIDEGIMKEDLRMVGLWGLVMMGLAFVALFSGVVNSYFAAHAAQSFGFDLRQALFTRVQEFTLTAFLKFPTSSLITRLTSDVTLVQNALFMGLRIMARAPLLVLGSLVMAFVVNPEIAVFLLAGAPFLVIFLFVMARKGVRLFGIVQSRLDSVNRLVQENLQAVRLIKAYLRGAFETSRFSKVAQALKTDSVHAMRLMELILPVLLFIMNASFMAVLWFGAKEVRTSAMPVGDVVAIVNYAMRMTSAFSMFSFLIVIFSRAQASSERMGEILRADDELEKLETEEVVPDGAASVRFDDVSFKYPRTTDYVVKDLSFTVKAGEKLVIMGATGSGKSTMLQLLPRMFDATEGNVLIDNKKVDDWSLDRLRKMIGYVPQQSMLFTGTIAENLAWGKQGASMKEIERAAEKAQIHSSIMHFNEGYATRVGQKGVNLSGGQKQRLSIARALLRKPAILLLDDSTSALDVKTEQALWSALADEETTMLIVTQKIQTAQIADAILLLDDGEMVGYGTHEDLLKTSSFYREIADSQQWEEVKI, via the coding sequence ATGAAAACGGTCTTCCGTTACGCATTACCATATAAATGGCCTATGTTCATTGCCATTTTGTTAATGTTGCTGGAATTATCAGTCGAACTGATCCAGCCATTGCTGATCGGTAAAATTATAGATGAAGGGATTATGAAAGAAGACCTGCGTATGGTCGGTCTATGGGGGCTGGTCATGATGGGACTGGCTTTCGTCGCCCTGTTTTCAGGTGTGGTCAATTCCTATTTTGCTGCACATGCGGCTCAAAGTTTCGGCTTTGATCTGCGCCAGGCGTTGTTTACTAGGGTGCAGGAATTCACACTCACAGCGTTCTTGAAATTCCCGACTTCCAGTTTGATCACGCGTTTGACGAGTGATGTGACGCTTGTACAAAACGCGCTTTTCATGGGATTGCGTATTATGGCGAGAGCTCCTTTGCTCGTGTTGGGGAGTTTAGTAATGGCTTTCGTAGTAAATCCGGAGATAGCTGTTTTCCTATTGGCGGGTGCTCCGTTTTTAGTTATATTTCTTTTTGTAATGGCACGTAAGGGGGTTCGGTTGTTCGGAATCGTCCAAAGCCGCTTAGACTCAGTCAACCGGCTCGTACAGGAAAACTTGCAGGCTGTCCGTCTGATTAAAGCTTATTTGCGCGGAGCTTTTGAAACGAGCCGATTTTCAAAAGTAGCACAAGCACTAAAAACAGATAGTGTCCATGCGATGCGTCTAATGGAACTCATTTTACCTGTGCTGTTATTTATTATGAACGCAAGCTTTATGGCGGTGTTATGGTTCGGCGCTAAAGAAGTAAGAACTAGCGCGATGCCGGTAGGAGATGTCGTAGCGATCGTCAACTATGCGATGCGAATGACGAGTGCATTTTCCATGTTTTCCTTTCTGATCGTCATTTTTTCTCGAGCGCAGGCATCTTCTGAACGGATGGGAGAAATTTTGCGCGCAGACGATGAATTAGAGAAGCTTGAAACAGAAGAAGTCGTTCCGGACGGTGCTGCTTCTGTTCGTTTTGACGACGTGTCATTCAAGTATCCAAGGACGACAGATTATGTAGTGAAAGACTTGTCGTTTACAGTGAAGGCTGGAGAAAAGCTTGTTATTATGGGGGCTACGGGATCCGGGAAGTCTACGATGCTACAGCTACTTCCGAGGATGTTCGATGCGACGGAAGGGAATGTCCTCATTGATAATAAAAAAGTGGACGACTGGTCATTGGATAGATTGCGGAAAATGATTGGCTATGTGCCGCAACAATCCATGCTTTTCACAGGAACCATTGCTGAAAATCTAGCCTGGGGCAAACAAGGAGCGAGCATGAAGGAGATTGAACGCGCTGCTGAAAAAGCACAGATTCATTCGTCCATTATGCATTTCAATGAAGGGTACGCTACACGTGTCGGCCAAAAAGGTGTCAATTTATCTGGCGGTCAAAAACAGCGCCTGTCAATTGCACGCGCCTTATTGCGAAAACCAGCCATTTTATTATTAGATGATAGTACGAGTGCGCTTGATGTAAAGACGGAACAGGCGCTATGGAGTGCACTTGCAGATGAAGAAACGACGATGTTGATCGTCACGCAAAAGATTCAAACGGCTCAAATTGCAGATGCGATTCTCCTGTTGGACGATGGGGAAATGGTCGGTTACGGAACGCATGAAGATCTGCTGAAAACGTCTTCCTTCTATCGGGAAATAGCCGATTCGCAACAATGGGAAGAGGTGAAGATATGA
- a CDS encoding ABC transporter ATP-binding protein, with protein MTRFNKPFGYDPIIKKEDLRKVNRKKVQKASQWQSVLLRLWRLIDQQRGLLVIVFFLVFASSALALLGPLLIGNIIDHYMIPKKADGLSTQIMWLLAVYAGFSLATYFQNYWMVGIAQQTIYRLRTQLFGHLQKLPIRFFDKRQHGELMSRVTNDIENVSQTLNSSLIQVFSSVLTLAGTVTIMLYLSPLLTLITMSIVPLMFMAMRWITRRTGILFKEQQRAIGQLNGMIEETVSGQRVVKAFSQEQTVVEEFAEKSERLRHTGFWAQTYSGFIPKVMNTLNNLAFAIVAGIGGLLAISGASAVTVGTIVIFSEYARQFTRPLNDLANQFNTVLSAIAGAERVFAIMDEPIEKDEAKAQSRRLLGDVVFRNVSFGYDGEPTIRAISFHVKPGETAAFVGATGAGKTTIMQLLSRFYEVDSGQIVLDGIAIEELPRQTVRSQMAFVLQDPFLFEATVRENIRYGRLDATDEEVEAAAKKANADTFIKKLSSGYDTVLTAGGEEISQGQKQLLSIARALVADPTLLLLDEATSSIDTVTELAIQEALDRLMEGRTSFVIAHRLNTIRKADKIFVLADGEVVESGNHDELFQKKGLFYEMLNKIE; from the coding sequence ATGACTCGTTTCAATAAGCCATTTGGTTATGACCCCATTATTAAAAAAGAAGATCTACGTAAAGTGAATAGAAAAAAAGTCCAAAAAGCGAGTCAATGGCAGTCAGTCCTGTTGCGTTTATGGCGGCTGATTGATCAGCAACGCGGCTTACTGGTCATAGTGTTTTTTCTAGTATTTGCAAGTTCAGCTCTCGCATTACTCGGTCCTTTATTAATTGGAAATATTATTGACCACTATATGATTCCGAAAAAAGCAGATGGACTGAGTACACAAATTATGTGGCTTCTTGCTGTGTACGCAGGTTTTTCACTGGCAACTTATTTTCAGAACTACTGGATGGTAGGGATTGCGCAGCAGACGATTTACCGTTTACGGACGCAACTGTTTGGACATTTACAAAAGCTGCCTATCCGTTTTTTTGATAAGCGACAACATGGTGAATTAATGAGTCGTGTAACGAATGACATCGAAAACGTCAGTCAAACGTTGAATTCTTCGTTGATTCAAGTGTTTTCCAGTGTGCTGACATTGGCGGGAACCGTCACGATTATGCTGTATTTAAGTCCATTATTAACATTGATCACGATGAGTATTGTGCCGTTAATGTTCATGGCGATGCGCTGGATTACGCGGCGGACTGGGATTCTGTTTAAAGAACAGCAACGTGCCATCGGTCAATTAAATGGCATGATTGAGGAAACTGTCTCAGGGCAGCGTGTCGTAAAAGCATTTTCCCAGGAACAAACTGTAGTAGAAGAGTTTGCAGAGAAGAGTGAAAGGTTGCGTCATACCGGCTTTTGGGCACAAACGTATTCAGGATTTATTCCGAAAGTGATGAATACATTAAATAACTTAGCATTCGCGATTGTCGCAGGTATAGGTGGTCTGCTGGCGATTTCAGGTGCGAGCGCTGTGACGGTCGGAACGATTGTCATATTCAGTGAGTATGCTAGACAATTCACGCGGCCTCTTAATGATTTGGCGAATCAATTTAACACGGTCCTATCCGCTATCGCAGGTGCGGAACGTGTCTTTGCGATTATGGACGAACCTATAGAAAAAGATGAAGCAAAAGCTCAGTCTCGTCGGTTGCTAGGAGATGTCGTGTTTCGAAATGTATCATTCGGGTACGACGGGGAACCGACGATCCGTGCTATAAGTTTTCATGTGAAACCAGGTGAAACAGCTGCTTTCGTAGGAGCGACAGGAGCGGGGAAGACAACGATTATGCAATTGCTATCCCGGTTTTATGAAGTGGACAGCGGACAAATTGTATTGGACGGTATAGCGATTGAAGAATTGCCGCGTCAAACGGTTCGTAGTCAAATGGCATTTGTATTGCAAGATCCTTTCTTATTTGAAGCGACTGTCCGAGAGAATATCCGGTATGGTCGTCTAGACGCAACCGATGAAGAGGTCGAGGCTGCGGCGAAAAAAGCGAATGCCGACACTTTTATAAAGAAGTTATCGAGTGGCTACGATACGGTTTTGACAGCAGGAGGAGAAGAAATTTCGCAAGGCCAAAAACAATTGCTTTCCATCGCCCGCGCGCTCGTAGCGGATCCGACCCTGCTGTTGCTCGACGAAGCGACTAGCAGTATCGACACCGTCACTGAGCTTGCGATTCAGGAGGCACTTGATCGGCTAATGGAAGGAAGAACGAGCTTCGTCATCGCGCATCGGTTGAATACGATAAGAAAAGCAGATAAAATTTTCGTCCTCGCTGATGGGGAAGTGGTGGAGTCAGGTAATCACGATGAACTATTCCAAAAGAAAGGTCTTTTTTATGAAATGCTAAATAAGATTGAATAA
- a CDS encoding YusW family protein, which produces MSFYKMLSIIGVSSLLVIGGCSQKEDPPDNNEATGIQDEQDGSTINTGDGYGFTDFDLTIKKDGKKIEVDYEDVKPDDAEYVNEFQEVDKKGNEAIDSMHPMFLEVLLDSDTTQEQAIDKILQWYGLDDYDEFDLDVIFTDDQTLTIDEKK; this is translated from the coding sequence ATGTCATTTTATAAGATGTTATCAATTATCGGCGTTTCTTCACTGTTAGTCATTGGCGGCTGTTCCCAAAAAGAGGATCCACCAGATAATAACGAAGCTACGGGAATTCAAGATGAACAAGACGGTAGCACTATTAATACTGGGGATGGCTATGGATTCACTGATTTTGATTTGACGATCAAAAAAGATGGAAAGAAAATCGAAGTAGATTACGAAGATGTAAAACCGGATGATGCGGAATATGTAAATGAGTTCCAGGAAGTAGATAAAAAAGGGAATGAAGCGATCGACAGCATGCACCCTATGTTTTTGGAAGTTTTGTTAGATAGCGATACGACTCAAGAACAAGCAATTGACAAAATTCTTCAATGGTATGGCTTGGATGATTACGATGAGTTCGATCTGGACGTTATATTTACAGATGATCAAACGTTAACGATTGATGAGAAAAAGTAA